One Acidimicrobiia bacterium genomic region harbors:
- a CDS encoding glycosyltransferase, giving the protein MAHALAGQVPGLRSDVAVVVITRNRRDDLLQTVVGLVGLPENPRVVVVDNASEDGSVAALRALGADVDVIAASTNLEASARTVGAQISDCRYVAFCDDDVCWQPGALTRAVQVLDAHPSVALVCGRVVVGDDAHDDATCEFLARSPIPPRAGLPGPRLVGFLASASVVRRDAFIATGGFEPRLGVGGEESVVAYRLAAAGWDLVYAPDVVVHHRPSPVRDVTARRRVLARNEVLTAALARPLRALARTASRTARIAVHDRATARGLADAALALPWALRNRRVVPRPVAREIDVAERAWLAHERRRGSVTQGSVPQRSAPHARDRLQAHRPGVARAPMPPSVSRP; this is encoded by the coding sequence GTGGCTCACGCGCTAGCCGGCCAGGTCCCCGGGCTGCGTTCCGACGTGGCCGTCGTCGTCATCACCCGCAACCGTCGCGACGACCTGTTGCAAACCGTCGTCGGGCTCGTCGGCCTGCCCGAGAACCCGCGGGTCGTCGTCGTCGACAACGCGTCGGAGGACGGCTCCGTCGCCGCGCTCCGCGCGCTGGGCGCGGACGTCGACGTCATCGCCGCGAGCACGAACCTCGAGGCGTCCGCACGAACCGTCGGCGCGCAGATCTCGGACTGCCGGTACGTCGCGTTCTGCGACGACGACGTGTGCTGGCAACCGGGTGCCCTCACCCGTGCCGTCCAGGTCCTCGACGCGCACCCGTCCGTCGCGCTCGTGTGTGGACGGGTCGTCGTCGGTGACGACGCGCACGACGACGCCACGTGCGAGTTCCTGGCGCGCAGCCCGATCCCGCCCCGGGCGGGGCTCCCCGGCCCGCGGCTCGTGGGGTTCCTCGCCAGCGCCTCCGTCGTGCGTCGCGACGCGTTCATCGCGACGGGCGGGTTCGAGCCGCGCCTGGGCGTGGGCGGCGAGGAGTCCGTCGTCGCGTACCGGCTCGCGGCAGCCGGATGGGACCTCGTCTACGCGCCGGACGTCGTCGTGCACCACCGCCCGTCACCCGTGCGCGACGTCACGGCTCGGCGACGCGTGCTGGCCCGCAACGAGGTGCTCACCGCGGCGCTCGCGCGGCCGCTGCGCGCGCTCGCGCGGACCGCGTCGCGCACCGCCCGCATCGCGGTGCACGACCGCGCGACCGCGCGCGGGCTCGCGGACGCGGCGCTCGCCCTGCCGTGGGCGCTGCGCAACCGCCGGGTCGTGCCCCGACCCGTCGCGCGCGAGATCGACGTCGCGGAGCGCGCCTGGCTCGCCCACGAGCGACGGCGCGGCTCGGTGACACAGGGGTCGGTGCCACAGCGGTCCGCGCCGCACGCTCGCGACCGTTTGCAGGCGCACCGGCCCGGGGTAGCACGCGCACCGATGCCGCCGTCCGTCTCACGCCCGTGA
- the rfaE2 gene encoding D-glycero-beta-D-manno-heptose 1-phosphate adenylyltransferase, with amino-acid sequence MTRPIVVVGDALLDRDLDGRVERLCPDAPAPVVDDIEARARPGGAALAAALLARDTSGDRDVVLVTALGRDGAGRELRALATAAGIDVEDLGQAGATPEKVRVRAGDRPVARLDYGGREARGIGDLTTRAARSIEEAAAVLVADYGRGLTSLPAVRDALARRRRDAPLVWDPHPRGAEPVPAASLVTPNEPEVATFADAATRTLADLAARAEWLRRTWDARAVAVTRGERGALLATGAAHPLVVPTERCVSGDACGAGDRFASAALLALARGALPSEAVVAAVASATAFVAAGGAGAVRFERTPDRSARHTDANAFDVAASIRARGGTVVATSGCFDLLHAGHVSALRAARALGDWLVVCLNSDPSVRRLKGPDRPLVPEHDRAEVLRGLACVDEVVLFDDDTPARVLEALQPHVFVKGGDYGTTSLPEADVMTRWGGQAVIVPYLEGRSTTQLVEEVRRAGS; translated from the coding sequence GTGACACGACCGATCGTCGTCGTCGGCGACGCGCTCCTCGACCGCGACCTCGACGGCCGGGTCGAGCGCCTGTGTCCCGACGCGCCCGCGCCGGTGGTCGACGACATCGAGGCTCGGGCCCGGCCCGGCGGCGCCGCGCTCGCCGCCGCGCTGCTCGCACGCGACACGAGCGGCGACCGTGACGTCGTGCTCGTCACCGCGCTCGGCCGCGACGGCGCGGGCCGCGAGCTGCGCGCGCTGGCGACCGCAGCCGGGATCGACGTCGAGGACCTGGGTCAGGCCGGCGCCACGCCCGAGAAGGTGCGGGTACGCGCGGGCGACCGCCCCGTCGCCCGCCTCGACTACGGCGGGCGCGAGGCGAGGGGCATCGGCGACCTCACCACACGCGCGGCGCGGTCCATCGAGGAGGCCGCGGCGGTGCTCGTCGCGGACTACGGCCGTGGCCTCACCTCGCTCCCGGCGGTTCGTGACGCGCTCGCGCGACGGCGACGTGACGCGCCGCTGGTGTGGGACCCGCACCCGCGGGGTGCCGAGCCGGTGCCGGCCGCGTCGCTCGTCACCCCGAACGAGCCCGAGGTCGCGACGTTCGCGGACGCGGCGACCCGGACCCTGGCCGACCTCGCGGCACGGGCCGAGTGGCTGCGGCGCACGTGGGACGCGCGCGCGGTCGCGGTGACGCGCGGCGAGCGCGGTGCGCTGCTCGCGACGGGCGCCGCGCACCCACTCGTCGTGCCCACGGAGCGCTGTGTATCGGGAGACGCGTGCGGCGCGGGCGATCGCTTCGCGTCGGCCGCGCTGCTCGCGCTCGCTCGGGGTGCGCTTCCGTCCGAGGCGGTCGTCGCGGCGGTCGCGTCCGCCACCGCGTTCGTCGCGGCCGGTGGCGCGGGCGCCGTACGGTTCGAGCGGACGCCCGACCGCTCGGCGCGTCACACGGACGCGAACGCGTTCGACGTCGCTGCGTCGATCCGGGCCCGCGGTGGGACGGTGGTCGCGACGTCGGGATGCTTCGACCTGCTCCATGCGGGTCACGTCAGCGCGCTGCGCGCGGCACGGGCGCTCGGCGACTGGCTCGTCGTGTGTCTCAACTCGGACCCGTCGGTCCGCCGGCTGAAAGGGCCGGACCGTCCGCTCGTGCCCGAGCACGATCGGGCCGAGGTGCTGCGGGGCCTCGCGTGCGTCGACGAGGTCGTCCTCTTCGACGACGACACGCCGGCGCGCGTGCTCGAGGCGCTCCAGCCGCACGTCTTCGTGAAGGGCGGCGACTACGGCACGACGTCGCTGCCCGAGGCCGACGTGATGACCCGCTGGGGTGGGCAGGCGGTCATCGTCCCGTACCTGGAGGGTCGTTCGACGACCCAGCTCGTGGAGGAGGTCCGGCGTGCAGGTTCGTAG